A region from the Silene latifolia isolate original U9 population chromosome 7, ASM4854445v1, whole genome shotgun sequence genome encodes:
- the LOC141589967 gene encoding uncharacterized protein LOC141589967, whose protein sequence is MLIIHQTIDEEEELVDEASDTSEWRIVGNSEVNILKLTPDDVKDEINYWTPSVFGYVIGANPPWNVISGYLKRVWTGVNLDKLSFLPNGIFIARFKSVKDQQQVLKEGHLMFDNKPVIIREWTPSAELVKQEITSLPIWVKLYDLDLKFWGTECLRKIDGLIGKVLKTDEAIEKSNFLGYARLLIEVQMNQKFYESIHFLDESGKEKKVKVLYDWLPVSCSTSKGIWHRAVDCRKKNKARTTCLEEKSSACGS, encoded by the exons ATGCTAATCATACATC AAACCATTGATGAAGAGGAAGAACTGGTCGATGAGGCTTCAGACACATCTGAGTGGCGCATCGTGGGGAATTCTGAGGTAAATATCCTTAAACTCACCCCTGATGATGTTAAGGATGAGATTAATTACTGGACTCCCTCGGTGTTTGGGTATGTCATCGGAGCAAATCCACCTTGGAATGTTATTTCAGGGTATCTAAAACGGGTTTGGACGGGTGTTAACTTAGATAAACTGTCTTTCCTGCCCAATGGAATTTTCATTGCTAGGTTTAAATCGGTTAAAGATCAACAGCAGGTTCTGAAGGAGGGACACTTgatgtttgataacaaacctgtTATTATTCGTGAGTGGACACCATCAGCAGAGCTTGTTAAGCAAGAGATTACGTCTCTACCAATTTGGGTTAAACTGTATGaccttgacctgaaattttgggggACTGAATGCCTAAGGAAAATTGATGGGTTAATTGGTAAAGTACTCAAGACGGATGAGGCTATTGAGAAAAGTAATTTCCTGGGGTATGCTCGTCTGTTGATCGAGGTACAAATGAATCAGAAATTTTATGAGAGCATTCATTTCCTGGATGAGAGTGGCAAGGAGAAGAAAGTTAAGGTGTTATATGACTGGTTACCTGTATCCTGCTCTACCTCCAAGGGTATTTGGCATAGGGCAGTGGATTGTAGGAAAAAAAACAAAGCCAGGACCACCTGTTTGGAGGAAAAAAGCAGTGCCTGTGGTTCTTAG